The Amycolatopsis sp. NBC_01480 genome segment CACGAGCTTTCCGGCGGGATGCGCCAACGCGTCGCGCTGGCCCGCGCGCTGGCCGCGACCCACCGCGTCGGCGGCGACCCGGAGCAGGCGCTGCTGCTGATGGACGAGCCGTTCGCCGCGCTCGACGCCATCACCCGCGACGTCCTGCAGGGCGAGCTGCTGCGCGTTTACCGCAGCACCGGCACCTCGGTGCTGTTCGTGACCCACGACGTGCGCGAGGCGGTCCGGCTCGGCCAGCGCGTGGTCCTGCTTTCCTCGCGGCCCGGCCGCGTCGTGCGCGAGTGGGCCGACGTGCCGCTGGCCGACGCCGGGGAGCTGACCGAGGAAATCACCGGGCACCTGCGAGAGGTGATCAGTACCCATGGCGCCGCTTGACCGGTCCGCTGCCGCCGCCGACGACGCCGCCGTCGATGCCGTCAGTGCCGGCCTCGACGCGCTGGACGCCCCGGCCGGGGAACCGCGCCGGGGTTTCTGGAAGCGCTTCGCCTGGGGCTTCCTGCCGCCGGTGCTCGCCTTGGTGCTGCTGGTGGTCCTCTGGCAGGTGCTGTGGGCCGCGGCGTTCTGGCCGGAGACGTACCTGCCCGCGCCGCTCGCGGTGTGGGACGAGTTCTGGGAGCGGCTCGTCTCCGGCGACGTGTTCGAGTACATCTGGACCTCGGTGCACCGCGCCGCGCTCGGCTTCGCCGCCGGGGTGGTCATCGGCACGCCGCTCGGCCTGCTCGTGGCGAAGGTGCGCGTGGTGCGGGCGGCGATCGGGCCGTTGCTGACCGGGTTGCAGAGCCTGCCCTCGGTGGCTTGGGTGCCGGCCGCGATCCTCTGGTT includes the following:
- a CDS encoding ABC transporter permease — its product is MAPLDRSAAAADDAAVDAVSAGLDALDAPAGEPRRGFWKRFAWGFLPPVLALVLLVVLWQVLWAAAFWPETYLPAPLAVWDEFWERLVSGDVFEYIWTSVHRAALGFAAGVVIGTPLGLLVAKVRVVRAAIGPLLTGLQSLPSVAWVPAAILWFGINDGAIYFVVLLGSVPSIANGLVSGIDQIPPILPRVGQAMGAGRFSSARYILLPAALPGFLAGLKQGWAFSWRSLMAAELIALSPQLGIGLGAYLNQGSSLNAIEKVIAAIFLIMLVGVGIELLVFRPAERAVLRARGLTASL